Part of the Bombyx mori chromosome 19, ASM3026992v2 genome is shown below.
agacatgacctaaaagtcttagttactatgtcataaaatcccttaaaaaaaatcactttagTGATGACAAATCCGCCCCTGAAAATTTATTGAACTAAGAATTTGTGGTGTATTAACATTTCTAGTgctgttaaattgtttttagcattgaacaaaacgaaaaaaaatgaCCAACCACGAAGCTGTATTGAAACAATTGttatcgaaatataaacatCGGGACTTCACTTCTCGAGAAGTAATTAACTTGCTACAAGTGTACAGAAGCTTAACTTATCGTTTGGAAGCATTTATCTTTAATAATGGTTCCAGAAAAGAGCTTTTGAATATTGAAGGTACAATTCCCGTAAATTACAAAGGAGCCTTTTATAACATACCCGTGTCAATATGGCTCATGGACACTCATCCTCAAAATGCGCCTTTGTGTTTTGTGAAACCGACATCTGACATGTCTATCAAGGTATCGAAGTACGTTGACACTAACGGAAAAGTTTATTTACCTTATCTTCACGAGTGGTCTTCGAATTCTTCCACTTTGAAGAATCTGGTGCAGTGCATGATTACAGCATTTGGTGAATTACCTCCGGTGTATTCTAAGCCACGTAATGTTGCTATGCCTATGTTCGCTGCGAAACCGTTTATGCCAGAATCGTCAGGATATCCCTTACCAATGCCTACTCCAGGGTATCCTACTACAACACCATATCCTACAACTTCAAGTTTACCATATCCTAATTATGGTTCACCATATCCTGGAACAGCGAGTACAAATGGTCTGCCATATCCTCCAGCACCAATAACTACACCTTACCCCCCTGCATCACAATATGGTCCTAGTACAGAAGGTGCTGGGGGTACCATTACTGAAGAGCATATTAAAGCATCGCTACTGTCTGCTGTTGAAGACAAATTAAGAAGACGTCTTAAAGAACAATCTCAGCAATCACAGGCTGAACTTGAAACCTTACGTAGGACTCAGCAAGAACTTGGTGAAGGAAAGTCTCGGATTGAAGACATAATTACGAGACTTCAAAGGGAGCGTTCAGAACTAGATAAGAATGTAATGATTTTACAAGAGAAGGAAAAAGAGTTGCAAGCAGCCGTGGAACGTTTGGCTGACCAGGAGGGTGTGGATGTTGATGAAGCAGTAGTGACAACTGCACCACTGTATTCCCAACTTCTAAATGCTTTTGCTGAAGAAGCTACCCTAGAAGATGCTATTTATTACATGGGTGAAGCTCTGCGGAAGGAAGTTATAGATTTGGACACATTTTTGAAGCAAGTCCGCACATTGGCACGTCGACAGTTTACACTAAGGGCATTGATGCATAAATGCAGGCAAAAGGCTCAGTTAGcttgctaataataataaaactgaacTTGTATCACGATTATTATTAGATTGTTTTATGCATGCTTATGTAACATGGGATTTTTTTGATCCACATTTTGAGTATATTGAATTGGATATAAATATGAAAGCCATAGCAAATAATTGAAAAGCGAACTTGTAAATAATGAGGTAAATCACTGATAACATCATTTTGATTTCCATGTAACTTGGCTGTTGTCAtacaactatttaaaaaaaatattgggtaATCAAAAACATTGTTGTGAATACTATACTTCTAATTAAATTGAGGTTTACTCATTATCAAATAAAGGCTTGTGAAATTACCTACAATGTACACGGGCTAGCAAAATTAATGATCATGTATGCTACATAATTATGATTATTGAGCAGAAGTTGTTAGggaaaatgttattatatagTACTGTTATACACTAtgccttaaaataaatattgtgtaaatatgtatgcttaaaaatttaaatgttaatttcttGTACCTACTGATAATGAAACTATtaggttttttaatttatttcatagtaTGGTGAACAAGCTGGTGCCCCACTTAGTGTTGACTTGTTATAGCCCATAGATGTCACAAAATCAATGGCACCACCAACCTTGACACATGAAATTGaagtatacatttatttaaataatttattaagaaacAAGCTTATGAATGAGGCTGTAGACCTCAAATATCAGATATAGTATATTGCTTAATAATTTTGCAAATGCTTAAATTGGAATGTAAAATTTTCACAGAAAATAATAACACAATAAAACAAAGCATTTATGTATACCTTCAATGCTCTGAGTACTAAGAACACATTTCAAAGATAAGTACATAAAATACCTATCATCCTtcaggaagtcgtcgtggcctaaaggataagacgtccagtctATTCGTATCTAACAATgcatcagtgttcgaatcccgctggcgggtaccaatttttctaatgaaaaacgtacttgtcaaatgttcacgattgaaatccacggtgaaggaataacatcgtgtaataaaaatcaaacctgcaaaattataatttgcgtaattactggtggtatgacctcttgtgagtccgcacgggtgggtaccattaccctgcctatttctggcgtaaagcagtaatgtgtttcggtttgaagagtggggtatctgttgtaattatactgagatcgtagaactgatatcttaaagtgggtggcggcatttacgttgtagatgtctatcggctccggtaaccacttaacagcaggtgggacATGAGCTTGTACAGCCATTAaaggaattaaaaaagaagaaataattgaaatttattgtattatgttttcatattattagTTAACGattttatatacctacctagagtaatattattatgtaaattagaGTATGTAAGTTTTTCATTGTTAATGTAACCCTGCTACGGACTGATTGAATGTCACAATAAAAGTGAAAATTTCAAGGGCGACTTTCATTTGATTACAATTTCTACTAATGCTGTAACAATTCGTTACTTTTGTAATtcttgtttattgttattatgagAGTTGTAATTGTTAATACAAGTAATAATTTTTCGCTAATTTGCAACTTCTAGTCAACATTGTTATATGTATAAGCAAGTatgcatattaaaaaaataggtcattatgtattttattttttatcaatctTATTCAGGGTTGTTTATTTAAACTATCAACAAATACCAGCCACAGTTTGGTCTATAacctgaaattaaaatttttcttcGTTTTTATGAGACAATAAAATGTATGTCAGCAGTCAGTAAACTTATATGGATGCGGCCGTTGTATTTTAATGCAATTGATACTCCAATCTTGCCTCAAACTGGAGGGTATTGTGGTGCCAATAGATAAACCGCCCAATCTTTtctggactgtgagcttgtctatTCATACTTAGTACCGAATTAAACTCTTGAATCTTCTATTTGATATCAGAAATGGAAAATTAACTGTACAAATATAATGAAACAAACGACTGTTCAAACATGCTTTGAGATATTAGAGAGCACAGTatctattatttacatttataattatCTACATGGGTCATAAacctaaatttaaattgataaagGAAAGATGCGGGTTAAATAACCgatgtaatgaaataaaataagaacaaacgaaataattaatttattccatttgataaaaaaaatgtgaagcttagcaagtttaataaatatgaagcTTTTTGCTTGgaatgaaactttttttattggttttcattttttttcttgtttctttCCTTTTTTGGCTGCAGCGGCCGCCTCCACGTCAATGGGTGCGGGTTTCACGAACGGTATTAATTCTTGATACTGCTTGGGAAGCCAAGGTTTGAGGATTTCCGGTACCTAAAACGGTAATTAAAGGGTAATAATAGTTACTGCCTTACAATAATAGAATGAAAGAATTGGGTGCTGTGACGCAGCGGTGTTATACCTCTTATTTTATAACTATTCGTTTCTAtaactaattattaaattttactaatttgaCCAATATACTTTCTTAAGAAACTTTTCAGTAAATTAATTTTGGGATCTCATTTTTTTAATAGCGCAAGGAGATAGCTGCCTTTTTTCTTTCTCGGCAATCTCTTCAAACACATATTATGCTCACGCTAATCAGGTAAACCATCTCATTAATTTGACTGTTTGTAAAGTTGCTTCTGATACTTATGACATGTATTATCAACTTACAATAAAGTGTACCTATTACATGCGTATGTTGCACCTTTACCGCTTTTATTCAGGAATAATCGCAGTGCGTGTGACGTAAAGGAAAACCTTAGAATGCGATGTCAGTTACCTTGATGCCGTCCTCTGTCTGGTGTACCTCGAGTATGGCGCAAATGACCCTGGTGGTGGCGCACATGGTCGCGTTCAGCATGTGCACGTATTCAGTGGCAGCGTTCATCTTTTTCGTCTGACCGTACCTAATAAATCCAATAAatcaatacataatattataaaattagaaaCTCTTCTCAcaagttttaaattttcttttgagaTTTTAATAAATGACGCCTTTAATACATATGAATGGTAACGGTAGCTTTCAGACAAACTCCGTCACCTATCTTAACATTTGAGTGCAAATTTCTAAAGGAATTATTTATGAGAAAATTTGTTTGATTATATTACCTTACAAGCAATCTTCTGGCTTGGTACTCCAGACAGTTACTACAAGAGACAAGTTCCCTGAACGCACCGGATCCTGGGAACCAGGCCTCCAAGTCTAGCTTCTTGGAAGCTGCATGGTTTAGAGCTCCAGACACGATGTTCACGACACGGTACGGTAGTCCTAGTGCTTTGCAGAACTCTTCAGCATTGTTTATCATTTCGTCCATCATTTGCCAAGATGCGTTATCATGAGGAGATGTTAGAACAAATTGTTCCAcctacaaaattaataaaaatattaataataatagtaaaatattaagaaatagTATATTGTTAGTTTCTGTTATAAAGCAATCAAAGAATATAGTTTGAAGGGTCTGGCAactgttatacaatacaattgaaattaccTTGTGtcttaataaattaatgttttaatgtCTATAAGatctggtaaccatttaaatCAAATGAGTGAAGAGCTCAATGACATACATGTATTGGAAGTTCATTAGTATCATTTTGTAAACATATTATGtctacttcgataaagcggcatgacacgagaatcctctcatcgtggcctcCGGGAACTAtatagccgatcctgcggaccaaatggtaaacagtcgacgtccccaaaacacgtcatttcggatcctcccgatccactaacggtgcttttaagtacctcaagcaccggttatcgttcattgctcttcgtcgcaagcaacaagttcggcgagtaaactaacccactgagcttctcgccggatcttctcagtgggtcgcgtttccgatccggtggtagattctgcgaagcacggctcttgctagggttcgtgttagcaacgttgtcagatttgagcctcgtgagctcaactactagtcaaggttacgctgatatggtctctgtATACCATCagctcaggtaggaaaaaaaattaagatcattTATTTCGCTAGCATGTAATCTTGCTGTAAGCTCTGgcgtaaatattataatatgattttttgttCTCATTCATGaatctcaaatatttttataaccttTTCAAATTGATGTACTCGAAAGATACCACGCGTGTCACGTCCATGAGATCCAACCTCTTGTCTGAAGCATGTGGAGAGTCCCGCATATCTGagtaataatttacatttattaattattacctACACAGAACAATTTTCTAGTAAGGCAAGTTAGGATGTAAGTCTAGGACCCCCTAGACTTTGTAACTTTGTTTGTCCTAACTTCAATTTGTTGATGTGGTGGTagtcatcatacaacacaaagatatttgacagatgcccgaatctcgcttacgacattttcagggTAAGCTTGCTTAAATACAAGTTCCGATCAACAACATTCGGACAGTCAGTCTACCGAGCattatcacccgctcggtggaagatcttccctttgtcgtatacgtcgacgtgatgtgaacacgcaaccttctgatgtGGAAGGGAATGATGTAGCGGTagtcatcatacaacacaaatatatttgacagatgcctgaatttaGTCTAGTtgaaatagtcccttaggctatcGATTAAGTAACGATTAAGTAAGTGACAAAAAGGATTTATGGTAGTTAAGTtgtcttgaagtcgtcgtggcctaaaggataagacgtccggtgcattcgtgttgagcgatgcaccggcgttcgaatcccgcaggcgggtaccaatttttctaatgaaatacgtactcaacaaatgttcacgactgacttccacgatgaaggaataacatcgtgtaataaaaaccaaacccgcaaaattgtaatttgcgtaatcactggtggtaggacctcttgtgagtccgcacgggtaggtaccaccaccccgcctatttccgccgtgaagcagtaatgcgtttcggttcgaagggtggggcagccgttgtaactatactgagaccttagaacttatatctcgaggtgggtggcgcatttacgttgtagatgtctatgggctccagtaaccacttaacaccaggtgggctgtgaactcgtccatccacctaagcaatgaaaaaaaaaaagttgaaattcgTAGTTCAAAGTTTATATAAGTTCTGAATTTCTAGACTACTGGTAAATTTACTCATTTAGTGATCTATAAATTTTTTGGCATGtccaaaaatcaatatataacaTTGTGTTATGGTCTTTAGGTACTAATTAAAACATGACTGCTATAAAGGTGATCTGTAACTTACTTGATGGGAAGAGATGATTCTGGAAGCCATTCATCCCTGTGGAAAGCAGCTATGGGCTGTTCTGATGTAGCGATAAGGTATTTCTCTTCGACAACAGTGTCGCCCTTGTTTTCAGAACCTTTCCCTATGACTTTGTACAGTTCTTCGTCAAATTGAGCTAGTTGTGCTACCTCTTGCATAACCTGTAACAATGTTTAAATATTGGTAATTTTTTGCATAAATGCCATCTGTACATTGTAAATATTTCACTTGTATTTtagaaaaagtattttaatccTGCTTTATGTTAATGAATTAACACTGTGCAATAATCAATTTCAATTAAGTAacaaataacacaaaaaatttAACACAGTCCAATGTCTTTTTGTGCTTCAAAGTAAACTGGTACCTCTTTTCGCATGAAGAATGGTGTGTACAAGGGCGTATATCCTTTCTCAAGTAACATTCTTAGAGAAAGTTGAACGAGGGCTTGTTCTAGGAATACTGCAGGACCTTTCAGATAATAACCACGACCACCTGCTACAGCTGATCCCCTCTCTCCATCCATtcctataaaatttaaaaaaattaataagttgAATGATCTCACAATTCATCTGGTGTCAAGCGGTTATTAGAGTACATAGACATCAACATCAGTTCTAAGACTCAGTTCTATATTAGAAATGCCTCATTCACCCATTAAACTAGAATGAATTAATGTTCATTGCAGAATTTGTCAGattggtggtacctattcgtgtgggctcacaagatgccctactaCCGTTTCATTTTTAGCATAAAACCATTACAATATGTCATAATTGATAAATAACatggtaaaattttttttaatttataaatgttcaagataaaatgtttacaTACTCTTTAGCTGTTGTAAAAGTATATTCAACATgacatttattattactaataacaTTTATTGTTTACACAGTTGTTCATTGTGAAAAATAAACCCCTTTTCAGGCTAAAAGTGATGAAAAATTATACtattgattttttaataaaactgcaAATTTCAGTATTAGGAGAATATTGTCTAATTTATAAGTCTAACAAGTGTAATAATCCTGACAATGTTCAAAAATTTGTAAggcatttttaattatattaatattaaaatatatatataacaatatataaacatatatatatataatatgtgaagcaaaaactttgtatccctttttacgaaaattgcatggacggagtatgaatttttccacacttatatagagatagataatatagagaagaagtgcacaatgcaatatttttttttaaataatgcataagggatacattaaatcaataaagaaaacattacacacactacataccatgtatttgacgcacacacgcatgcatactatttattgtcaaacttttgttcttgacgtctgttgtcaaattgagaatagattaaatattctctgtctttgttaatattttttatagtgtagtcttggcgaaaattgtgattatagaagtataaaatacaattataatagacATAAACTGACAATTcctattagttatagtcgaattttgactactgagggacctctagttcatatATTAATATACCAATGCATTTTTATGTACaaactaaaatttcaatatcaCAGCATACCATCAATCATGCAGATCAGATCCACATGAGAGTACTTTTTTCTAAAGCCGCAGTCTCCGTCTGTCCTTTCTACCAAGTTATggtcttcatcatcatcaactgGTACAGACTCATGCAGATGATTTCCAACTTCCCTGAGTGCAGCGGAACGCGCTTTCTCAGCAGCCAATAACCCTTCATCATTCTTTGATATTGCATTATCTATTAATACTCTTACctgaaatgttaatttaatttaattaatatgaaaatttaatttttactagaCATCATACTCTTCAGACTATAATGCATGATTAAATTGTGGCTGGTATAGTTAGTAAACAGCTAACACACAGGCTAATAACATGTCATACATTAGTAAATATGCCAATGAATTggaaatttcatttttcatcatttttcTTTAGGGTCAAAGTCCTTCAAGAGCaccataaaaaataagaataaatgtGTGAAGTCTGAAGCATATTTATTAAACACACATTTCTAAGACACctacaaaaaagtataaatagTGAATTTTAGTTATCAACTTGTAACCTAAGTTGCTGACTCGTTTGTCTGTACATGAGATTCAGTATTACTGAGATGAAGCCttaattaaagtattaaaaaatgcAATCCGACAAGTCTATTATTTAGCTATCACCATATGGAATCACTTTCACTTTTACATGAAATAGGTAAGTTCTATAAAATTTGTGTTAGCACGTTCTAGAAGccttatttatttgtgtttaatttaacttactttttttatttgatttactgTGAGAGGCTTCAAGTTATCGCCGGTGAGGTTTACCAGGTTATTGGCGATCTCCGAGGGGACGGGTTCGTCTTCAGAGCCACTGGGTTCCTTGTTCTTCATTTTCAAACCAATTTCTTTGCTACATACATTCTTCAGTTTATTGAAATTGTCAGCTTCGTGGCGCAATTTCCTCCACAAGGTGTCTTGCTCGACGACTGCATCCACAAGGGCAACATCTTTAAATCTCTTCTTCTGATTTTCTCGAATTTTATCTGGATTACCGTCTTTATCGGCACGAAATAAGTCTAAGTCGAGGACCATGTTGACGTTATTAATTTAACTCAGATAAATTACATATGTAgaaatattctttaaaattatcaaacacGTCGTCTCTCGTCTCACACTTTTCGGCACAGCACATAGATTATGGCACAGCAGGCCAAAGCATAGATTAAGCACTTTTTTTTACGGGATTTTATGACcgggtaactaagacctttaagtcatgtcttattttaatatatttcttaattttatgaaaattta
Proteins encoded:
- the LOC101743384 gene encoding serine--tRNA ligase, cytoplasmic, whose amino-acid sequence is MVLDLDLFRADKDGNPDKIRENQKKRFKDVALVDAVVEQDTLWRKLRHEADNFNKLKNVCSKEIGLKMKNKEPSGSEDEPVPSEIANNLVNLTGDNLKPLTVNQIKKVRVLIDNAISKNDEGLLAAEKARSAALREVGNHLHESVPVDDDEDHNLVERTDGDCGFRKKYSHVDLICMIDGMDGERGSAVAGGRGYYLKGPAVFLEQALVQLSLRMLLEKGYTPLYTPFFMRKEVMQEVAQLAQFDEELYKVIGKGSENKGDTVVEEKYLIATSEQPIAAFHRDEWLPESSLPIKYAGLSTCFRQEVGSHGRDTRGIFRVHQFEKVEQFVLTSPHDNASWQMMDEMINNAEEFCKALGLPYRVVNIVSGALNHAASKKLDLEAWFPGSGAFRELVSCSNCLEYQARRLLVRYGQTKKMNAATEYVHMLNATMCATTRVICAILEVHQTEDGIKVPEILKPWLPKQYQELIPFVKPAPIDVEAAAAAKKGKKQEKK
- the LOC101743249 gene encoding tumor susceptibility gene 101 protein, coding for MTNHEAVLKQLLSKYKHRDFTSREVINLLQVYRSLTYRLEAFIFNNGSRKELLNIEGTIPVNYKGAFYNIPVSIWLMDTHPQNAPLCFVKPTSDMSIKVSKYVDTNGKVYLPYLHEWSSNSSTLKNLVQCMITAFGELPPVYSKPRNVAMPMFAAKPFMPESSGYPLPMPTPGYPTTTPYPTTSSLPYPNYGSPYPGTASTNGLPYPPAPITTPYPPASQYGPSTEGAGGTITEEHIKASLLSAVEDKLRRRLKEQSQQSQAELETLRRTQQELGEGKSRIEDIITRLQRERSELDKNVMILQEKEKELQAAVERLADQEGVDVDEAVVTTAPLYSQLLNAFAEEATLEDAIYYMGEALRKEVIDLDTFLKQVRTLARRQFTLRALMHKCRQKAQLAC